The Haloplanus salinarum genome includes a region encoding these proteins:
- a CDS encoding NifU family protein: MSSEAKSEEDLREEIVTFLQKNFPQIEMHGGSAAIQNLDRESGEVSIQLGGACSGCGISPMTIQAIKKRMVNEIAEIETVHANTGGGGGSGHDGKSPSFPGETTDTGESGGEDDGAPAAPF; the protein is encoded by the coding sequence ATGAGTTCCGAAGCGAAAAGTGAGGAGGACCTGCGCGAGGAAATCGTGACTTTCCTACAGAAGAACTTCCCACAAATCGAAATGCACGGGGGATCGGCAGCGATCCAGAACCTTGACCGGGAAAGCGGCGAGGTGTCCATCCAGCTGGGGGGTGCGTGCAGCGGGTGCGGTATCTCTCCGATGACGATCCAGGCAATCAAGAAACGGATGGTGAACGAGATTGCCGAAATAGAGACCGTTCACGCTAATACCGGCGGTGGTGGCGGGAGTGGCCACGACGGCAAGAGCCCGTCATTCCCTGGAGAAACAACCGACACCGGGGAAAGCGGCGGAGAAGACGATGGAGCCCCGGCCGCGCCCTTCTAG
- a CDS encoding 4Fe-4S dicluster domain-containing protein: MAIDPNFENSHEEVDRHEDHRVWTTDGEEPREDEQGIHGTHVAVDFDICIADGACLEDCPVDVFEWTDTPGHPESEIKADPTYEDQCIDCMLCVDVCPVDAIDVDPGRAGRLRTRGG, translated from the coding sequence ATGGCTATCGATCCGAATTTCGAGAACTCCCACGAGGAAGTTGACCGGCACGAGGACCACCGGGTATGGACGACAGATGGCGAGGAACCAAGGGAGGACGAACAGGGCATCCACGGAACCCACGTCGCAGTGGATTTCGACATCTGTATCGCGGACGGGGCCTGTCTGGAGGACTGCCCCGTCGACGTGTTCGAGTGGACCGATACCCCTGGCCACCCCGAGTCCGAAATCAAGGCCGATCCCACCTACGAGGACCAGTGCATCGACTGTATGCTCTGTGTCGATGTCTGCCCTGTCGACGCCATCGACGTTGACCCGGGACGTGCTGGGAGGCTCCGAACTCGGGGTGGATGA
- the sufB gene encoding Fe-S cluster assembly protein SufB, translating into MSSEQDHLQDTDTEARFEFKKEEKSAFEAEKGLTEETIRLISEDKDEPEWMLQRRLRALKQFQEMPMPTDWPGQPDLSEVDIDEIVPYIRPDIETRGGAENWEDLPEEIQDTFDKLGIPEAEKNALSGVGAQYESEIVYQNMQERWEDKGVIFCDMDKAVQEHEDIVKEYFMTKAVPPSDNKFAALHGAIWSGGSFVYVPEDTNVDMPVQAYFRMNSEGMGQFEHTLIVAEENSEVHYIEGCSAPKYSAFNLHSGGVEVFVKENAHVQYSTVQNWSKNTYNLNTKRALAEKDATMEWVSGSMGSKATMLYPSTILKGPGATDNHITIAMAGEGQNIDTGAKVYHNAPDTKSTIESKSISKDGGRTNYRGLVHMADGAENSSTSVECDALMFDNESTSDTMPYMEIQENKVDVAHEATVGKIGDEDVFYLESRGLDDDDAKQMIVAGFIEPLTEELPIEYAVEMNRLIELEMEGSLG; encoded by the coding sequence ATGAGTTCAGAACAAGACCATCTTCAGGACACCGATACCGAAGCTCGCTTCGAGTTCAAGAAGGAGGAGAAGTCGGCCTTCGAGGCTGAGAAAGGGCTCACCGAGGAGACCATCCGCCTGATCTCGGAAGACAAAGACGAGCCCGAGTGGATGCTCCAGCGCCGGCTGCGAGCGTTGAAGCAGTTCCAGGAGATGCCGATGCCAACCGACTGGCCCGGTCAGCCTGACCTGAGCGAGGTCGACATCGACGAAATCGTCCCCTACATTCGCCCGGACATCGAGACGCGCGGCGGCGCCGAGAACTGGGAAGACCTTCCCGAGGAGATTCAGGACACCTTCGACAAACTGGGCATTCCCGAGGCGGAGAAGAACGCCCTCTCGGGCGTCGGCGCCCAGTACGAGTCCGAGATCGTCTACCAGAACATGCAAGAGCGCTGGGAGGACAAGGGCGTCATCTTCTGTGACATGGACAAGGCCGTCCAAGAGCATGAAGACATTGTCAAGGAGTACTTCATGACCAAGGCCGTCCCGCCCAGCGACAACAAGTTCGCGGCGCTACACGGTGCGATCTGGTCGGGCGGCTCGTTCGTCTACGTCCCCGAGGACACGAACGTCGACATGCCCGTGCAGGCGTACTTCCGGATGAACTCCGAGGGGATGGGTCAGTTCGAGCACACCCTCATCGTCGCCGAGGAGAACTCCGAAGTTCACTACATCGAGGGCTGTTCCGCGCCGAAGTACTCGGCGTTCAATCTGCACAGCGGTGGCGTCGAAGTGTTCGTCAAGGAGAACGCCCACGTCCAGTACTCGACGGTCCAAAACTGGTCGAAGAACACCTACAACCTCAACACCAAACGCGCCCTCGCCGAAAAGGACGCCACAATGGAGTGGGTGTCGGGGTCGATGGGCTCGAAAGCCACGATGCTGTACCCGTCGACCATCCTCAAGGGCCCCGGCGCGACGGACAACCACATCACCATCGCCATGGCTGGCGAAGGACAGAACATCGACACCGGCGCGAAGGTCTACCACAACGCGCCTGACACGAAGTCGACTATCGAGTCCAAGTCCATCTCGAAAGACGGCGGCCGCACCAACTACCGCGGGCTGGTCCACATGGCCGACGGCGCCGAGAACTCCTCGACCAGCGTGGAGTGTGACGCCCTGATGTTCGACAACGAGTCGACATCGGACACGATGCCGTACATGGAGATCCAGGAGAACAAGGTCGACGTCGCCCACGAGGCGACGGTCGGGAAGATCGGCGACGAGGACGTCTTCTACCTCGAATCACGTGGGCTGGACGACGACGACGCCAAGCAGATGATTGTCGCTGGCTTCATCGAACCGCTCACGGAGGAACTGCCCATCGAGTACGCGGTCGAAATGAACCGGCTCATCGAACTCGAGATGGAGGGATCGCTCGGGTAG
- a CDS encoding SDR family NAD(P)-dependent oxidoreductase, giving the protein MSELPETLAGVSDVDCTGLQALVTGSTSGIGRAAALSLGRLGADVVVHGRDPQAGAEVVEELSRTGADATFVQADFANLEAVQDLASAVREETEGIDLLVNNAGGLFRNGGLTDAGVEYTFHINHLSPYLLTADLLDHLREGARIVTTASDAHKGVSLDLDRVRGADRYTGFKTYSHSKLANILFATELARRLDATDRRVTSNSIHPGAIPGSGFSRFLPGPLPGLFQRLEAVPGVTSVVDGAAEILFVAVSPRAAEVSGRYFTNQKPRTPSEAARDSEASRRLWSESATLLGIDEPLAERDRQPVAAGDGTTPGDV; this is encoded by the coding sequence ATGAGTGAACTCCCAGAAACCCTGGCGGGCGTGTCCGACGTCGACTGTACCGGACTCCAGGCCCTGGTCACGGGATCGACGAGCGGAATCGGTCGCGCCGCCGCGCTGTCGCTCGGCCGACTCGGCGCGGACGTCGTCGTCCACGGCCGGGACCCACAGGCCGGCGCGGAAGTGGTCGAGGAACTCTCCCGGACTGGCGCCGACGCGACGTTTGTCCAGGCAGACTTCGCGAATCTTGAGGCGGTCCAAGATCTCGCGAGCGCTGTGCGCGAAGAGACCGAGGGGATCGACCTCCTCGTCAACAACGCCGGCGGGCTGTTCCGGAACGGGGGGCTGACCGACGCTGGCGTCGAGTACACCTTCCACATCAACCACCTGTCACCATACCTGCTGACGGCTGACCTGCTTGATCACCTCCGCGAGGGCGCCCGGATCGTCACGACTGCCTCCGACGCTCACAAGGGGGTCTCGCTGGATCTGGACCGGGTCCGGGGCGCCGATCGATACACCGGATTCAAAACATACAGCCACTCGAAACTCGCGAACATCCTCTTCGCCACGGAACTCGCCAGAAGACTCGACGCAACCGATCGCAGGGTCACCTCCAACAGTATCCATCCGGGCGCGATTCCGGGGAGTGGGTTCAGTCGGTTCCTCCCTGGACCGCTCCCAGGCCTGTTCCAGCGACTTGAAGCGGTCCCCGGGGTGACGTCTGTCGTCGACGGGGCCGCAGAAATCCTGTTCGTCGCCGTCTCGCCACGCGCTGCGGAGGTATCCGGGCGGTACTTCACGAACCAGAAGCCGCGCACCCCCTCCGAGGCCGCCCGGGATAGCGAGGCTTCCCGGCGGCTCTGGTCGGAGAGTGCAACGCTACTCGGCATCGACGAGCCACTGGCGGAACGCGACCGACAGCCCGTCGCGGCCGGCGATGGGACGACCCCGGGTGACGTCTGA
- a CDS encoding DUF5783 family protein gives MTEFDPEKFEDKYVHYFEELETAYSNAYQQLHGQADSEVLRAIDRQVLNESEPVYEGDGQFRITLPDDIEERKQTLPGDEETFDSLLTEFVDRIETELRQIFGFEE, from the coding sequence ATGACCGAATTCGACCCGGAGAAATTCGAAGACAAATACGTCCATTACTTCGAAGAACTGGAGACGGCATACTCGAATGCGTACCAGCAACTCCACGGACAGGCCGACTCAGAGGTTCTTCGCGCCATCGACCGACAAGTGCTCAACGAGAGTGAACCGGTCTACGAGGGCGATGGACAATTCCGCATCACCTTACCTGACGATATTGAAGAGCGGAAACAGACCTTGCCCGGCGACGAGGAGACCTTTGATTCCCTTCTCACGGAGTTTGTCGACCGGATCGAAACTGAATTGCGCCAGATCTTCGGATTTGAAGAGTAA
- a CDS encoding DUF7563 family protein: MPECSTCGEHVSDRFRRVFGDETGVVYACPACSANAAIGEATRKRSDQI, translated from the coding sequence ATGCCAGAATGCAGCACCTGCGGAGAGCACGTTTCGGATCGGTTCAGACGAGTGTTTGGCGATGAGACAGGCGTAGTGTATGCGTGTCCTGCTTGTTCAGCGAATGCTGCCATCGGAGAAGCGACACGCAAGCGGAGCGATCAGATATAA